One genomic window of Coffea eugenioides isolate CCC68of chromosome 1, Ceug_1.0, whole genome shotgun sequence includes the following:
- the LOC113778137 gene encoding protein PEP-RELATED DEVELOPMENT ARRESTED 1, chloroplastic translates to MASFSVTSVAASGTTYLIPSKFLSTQKWRNSFPTKPKWQLKRRKFLAPCSTFEASGGFPVDQESSSSSGSRQENQNWGPSQYESLLKGGDQVTSVLEEMAKLLEDMNMDEASEEVAVQLAAQGVIGKRVDEMESGFMMALDYMIQIAEKDQDEKRKSLLEVIKETVLSHLTKKCPPQVQVVGLLCRTPGKESRHELLRRVAAGGGVFENNSGTKIHLPAANLNEIACQADDILETMETRPVVLDRKLLARLVLIREEARNMMGGGILDERNDRGFRTLPQSEVNFLTKLVALRPGKTVREMIKNVMQGKDEGADDSPGNEEIGSEGRISSGIAGKASVTGVKPLPVRPGMFLETVSKVLSGIYAGNVSGITAQQLEWVHENTLQILQEIAF, encoded by the exons ATGGCCTCTTTCTCCGTTACCTCCGTCGCAGCTTCTGGGACGACTTATTTAATTCCATCAAAATTTCTCAGTACACAAAAATGGCGTAATTCTTTTCCCACGAAACCCAAGTGGCAGCTAAAGAGACGAAAGTTCTTGGCTCCATGCTCCACTTTTGAAGCCAGTGGAGGTTTTCCAGTGGATCAAGAAAGTAGCAGCAGTAGTGGTTCAAGGCAAGAAAACCAAAACTGGGGCCCATCCCAATATGAATCTCTACTCAAAGGTGGTGACCAGGTTACCTCTGTCCTAGAAGAGATGGCCAAGCTC TTGGAAGACATGAATATGGATGAAGCATCTGAGGAGGTGGCAGTACAATTGGCTGCCCAAGGAGTTATTGGGAAGAGAGTGGATGAAATGGAGTCAGGGTTTATGATGGCCCTTGATTACATGATCCAGATTGCCGAAAAGGACCAGGATGAAAAA CGCAAGTCACTGTTGGAGGTGATCAAGGAAACTGTACTATCCCATCTTACCAAGAAATGTCCCCCTCAG GTCCAAGTAGTTGGATTGCTCTGCCGAACTCCTGGAAAAGAAAGCAGACATGAACTTCTCAGGCGAGTAGCTGCAGGCGGCGGTGTATTTGAAAACAATAGTGGCACAAAAATCCACCTTCCTGCAGCAAACCTGAATGAAATAGCTTGCCAGGCTGATGACATTCTAGAG ACAATGGAAACCCGTCCTGTTGTTCTTGACCGCAAGTTACTTGCAAGGCTTGTTTTGATACGAGAAGAAGCCAGGAATATGATGGGAGGTGGGATACTAGATGAAAGAAATGATCGTGGTTTTAGAACTCTCCCTCAGTCAGAG GTCAACTTTTTAACCAAGCTTGTAGCTCTGAGACCGGGGAAAACTGTTCGTGAGATGATAAAAAATGTTATGCAAGGAAAGGATGAAGGTGCTGATGATTCCCCTGGGAATGAGGAGATTGGCAGTGAGGGAAGGATCTCAAGTGGGATTGCAGGAAAG GCTAGCGTTACTGGTGTGAAACCGTTACCTGTTCGCCCTGGAATGTTTCTTGAGACAGTTTCCAAG GTATTAAGTGGCATATATGCAGGGAATGTCTCTGGCATTACAGCACAGCAGTTAGAATGG GTTCACGAGAATACGCTACAAATTCTTCAAGAAATTGCATTCTGA